Proteins co-encoded in one Salvia splendens isolate huo1 chromosome 4, SspV2, whole genome shotgun sequence genomic window:
- the LOC121798266 gene encoding uncharacterized N-acetyltransferase p20-like yields MAKYSDSDITLRPLEISDADAAVQWYMDEKVSKFCTWEAFPSRETAVDYFVEQDLPHPWNRAICAAGRVVGSIAVRLFGGCDRCRGELGYALASEYWGRGIATRAVTLAANHAFLEMPHLERLEAVVDVDNPASQRVVEKAGFVREGLLRKYYLLKGKPRDAVIFSLLSTDPQVNYFVDD; encoded by the exons ATGGCAAAATACTCCGATTCAGACATCACTCTCCGGCCACTAGAAATCTCCGACGCCGACGCAGCCGTACAATG GTACATGGACGAAAAAGTGAGCAAATTCTGCACGTGGGAGGCGTTCCCGTCGCGAGAAACAGCGGTGGATTACTTCGTGGAGCAGGATCTGCCGCACCCGTGGAACCGGGCCATATGCGCGGCAGGGCGGGTGGTGGGGTCCATAGCCGTGAGGCTCTTCGGGGGTTGCGACCGGTGCCGGGGGGAGCTGGGGTACGCGTTGGCCTCCGAGTACTGGGGGAGGGGGATCGCCACGAGGGCGGTGACCCTCGCCGCGAACCACGCCTTCCTCGAGATGCCCCACCTGGAGCGGCTCGAGGCCGTGGTAGACGTGGACAACCCGGCCTCGCAGCGAGTGGTGGAGAAGGCCGGGTTTGTGAGGGAGGGGCTTTTGAGGAAGTATTACTTGCTCAAGGGGAAACCCAGAGACGCCGTCATTTTTAGCCTCTTGTCAACCGATCCTCAAGTTAATTATTTCGTCGATGATTGA